Proteins from one Chiloscyllium punctatum isolate Juve2018m chromosome 4, sChiPun1.3, whole genome shotgun sequence genomic window:
- the LOC140476330 gene encoding suppressor of cytokine signaling 4-like has product MSQQKGVASQNVDVKPKVNQVKSVDRRDGYTWSGKKRSRSSKMETTLDGQVGAVAGISSTASRRERKLTSLGQVSDLEDSCSRKLSTRSLKQKIQDAVAHCFPLKVHNHKNSALSSKSKIHISDLLVDNCPFPNGSDLAQKWHLIDWHTIPLTQSCGIWEGSEVVFDEHELEEGSRMSIELEAEPLDAQILSFEVISQINTLHKQNCEVEQGTNDLACDNNTTFCLNDSDSEEELMAVFTDSENQNNFKLNFENNCSWLAPFYKYHTEFGYIYRLVPDLFWIINNPCYWGVMDRYGAEALLEGKPEGTYLLRDSAQEDYLFSVSFRRYSRSLHARIEQWNHNFSFDAHDPCVFHAPSVTGLLEHYRDPNSCMFFEPLLSLPLNRTFPFSLQRLCRAVICSSTTYEGIDALPVPPPLKAYLKEYHYKQKIRMLKIRTQQWCSGLKDNQ; this is encoded by the coding sequence ATGTCACAACAAAAAGGTGTGGCATCTCAAAACGTGGATGTAAAACCTAAGGTCAACCAAGTGAAAAGTGTTGATCGTAGGGATGGTTATACATGGAGTGGGAAGAAGCGTTCACGATCTTCCAAAATGGAGACTACTTTGGATGGACAGGTGGGGGCTGTTGCTGGGATATCATCAACTGCTTCAAGAAGGGAGAGAAAATTGACCTCTCttggacaggtgtcagatcttgaaGATTCATGTTCACGCAAGCTCTCTACTCGATCGCTGAAGCAAAAGATTCAGGATGCAGTAGCTCATTGTTTTCCTCTTAAGGTCCATAACCATAAAAACTCTGCTTTAAGTTCAAAAAGTAAAATACACATTAGTGATCTGCTGGTTGATAATTGTCCATTTCCTAATGGTTCTGACCTGGCTCAAAAATGGCATTTGATTGATTGGCATACAATTCCATTGACTCAAAGCTGTGGAATCTGGGAAGGCTCCGAGGTGGTATTTGACGAACATGAGTTAGAAGAAGGATCCAGAATGAGCATTGAACTAGAGGCAGAACCTCTAGATGCACAAATTCTCTCATTTGAGGTGATTTCTCAGATAAATACTTTACATAAACAGAACTGTGAAGTGGAGCAAGGAACAAATGATTTAGCATGTGATAATAACACAACATTTTGTTTGAATGATTCAGACTCTGAAGAGGAGCTGATGGCTGTTTTCACAGATTCTGAAAATCAgaataatttcaaactgaattttGAGAATAATTGCAGTTGGCTAGCACCCTTTTACAAATATCATACTGAGTTTGGTTATATCTACCGCTTAGTTCCAGATCTGTTTTGGATCATTAATAATCCATGTTACTGGGGTGTAATGGATAGGTATGGAGCTGAGGCTCTATTAGAAGGCAAACCAGAAGGTACATATTTGCTCAGAGACTCTGCTCAGGAGGATTATCTCTTCTCTGTCAGTTTTAGACGTTATAGCCGCTCTCTCCATGCTAGAATTGAACAATGGAATCATAACTTCAGCTTTGATGCCCACGATCCCTGTGTTTTTCATGCACCAAGTGTAACTGGCCTTTTGGAACATTATAGGGACCCAAATTCGTGTATGTTCTTTGAACCATTGTTGTCACTTCCATTGAAcaggacttttccattttcacttcaaCGCCTTTGCAGAGCTGTAATTTGCAGCTCTACAACCTATGAAGGAATTGATGCTCTTCCTGTGCCACCACCATTGAAAGCTTACTTGAAGGAATACCATTACAAACAAAAAATAAGAATGCTGAAGATCAGAACACAACAATGGTGTAGTGGACTGAAAGACAATCAGTAA